One Pseudonocardia sediminis DNA window includes the following coding sequences:
- a CDS encoding NAD-dependent epimerase/dehydratase family protein — MRIVITGASGNVGTALLRRLSGHGHELLGVCRRPPGDAGPYAGVGWTSLDLAGRGVLDALRPVVRGADAVVHLAWGFQPSRDVNYLDRLGVGGTRAVIEAVQAEGVPHLVHMSSVGAYSPGGQERVAEAWPTEGIDSLPYSREKVAAERLLDDHERRRPDGTAVARMRPGLIVQRDAGSALLRYGVPALLPSALLRHVPVLPLDEDLVVPIVHTDDVADAFARVLDQRATGAFNLAADPPVTRDLIAEVLGARPVHVPKAALRAAADLAWRAGLQPLDPGWIDLAFAIPLMDCTRARTELGWAPTVDARAALTQVVEGMADGASTSSPALRPRTVFAEVSALLRRGNIATRTLP; from the coding sequence GTGCGGATCGTCATCACCGGAGCCAGCGGCAACGTCGGCACCGCCCTGCTGCGGCGGCTGAGCGGACACGGGCACGAGCTGCTCGGGGTGTGCCGCCGCCCGCCGGGTGACGCCGGGCCCTACGCCGGCGTCGGCTGGACCTCGCTCGACCTCGCGGGACGGGGCGTCCTCGACGCGTTGCGCCCGGTCGTGCGAGGCGCGGACGCCGTCGTGCACCTGGCCTGGGGGTTCCAGCCCTCGCGCGACGTGAACTACCTCGACCGGCTCGGCGTCGGCGGCACCCGTGCGGTGATCGAGGCCGTGCAGGCCGAGGGCGTCCCGCACCTGGTGCACATGTCCTCGGTCGGCGCGTACTCCCCCGGCGGACAGGAGCGGGTCGCCGAGGCGTGGCCCACCGAGGGCATCGACTCGCTGCCCTACAGCCGCGAGAAGGTCGCCGCCGAACGCCTGCTCGACGACCACGAGCGCCGCCGGCCCGACGGCACCGCGGTCGCGCGGATGCGTCCCGGGCTGATCGTGCAGCGCGACGCCGGGAGCGCGCTGCTGCGCTACGGGGTCCCGGCGCTGCTGCCGTCCGCGCTGCTGCGCCACGTCCCCGTGCTGCCGCTGGACGAGGACCTCGTCGTGCCGATCGTGCACACCGACGACGTCGCCGACGCGTTCGCCCGCGTCCTCGACCAGCGCGCGACCGGTGCGTTCAACCTGGCCGCCGACCCGCCCGTCACCCGGGACCTGATCGCCGAGGTCCTCGGCGCCCGCCCGGTGCACGTGCCGAAGGCGGCCCTGCGGGCCGCCGCCGACCTGGCGTGGCGTGCCGGGCTCCAGCCGCTCGACCCGGGCTGGATCGACCTGGCGTTCGCGATCCCGCTGATGGACTGCACCCGCGCCCGCACCGAGCTGGGCTGGGCGCCCACGGTGGACGCCCGCGCCGCGCTCACCCAGGTCGTCGAGGGCATGGCCGACGGCGCGTCCACCTCCAGCCCCGCGCTGCGGCCGCGCACCGTTTTCGCCGAGGTCTCGGCGCTGCTGCGCCGCGGCAACATCGCCACCCGGACCCTGCCCTGA
- a CDS encoding Mur ligase family protein, with product MPHPRAVPEVLAFLRDLEPSVRLVAGAAGRAGAMAGVVGGVTLDSGAVRPGDLFAGLPGGHCHGAAYAGAAARAGAGAGVMLSDRASPELPCIVVPDPRRVLGPLAAWLHGHPSRALAVHGVTGTNGKTSTTHLIAAGLAAAGRRTGLASTLEVRAPDLGRPAERTTAEAPDLQAFLAGCRAAGATDVALEVSSHGIALDRVTGVRFRTAVFTNLSPDHLDLHGDLDGYYAAKAALFTPERCELAVVGVDDAFGRRLARTTRCPVVTVSGEGGAADWRARDVRATVTGTAFRLTGPGVDREVSLALLGPHQASNALAAVAALVSTGLDVDDVLAGIGTFPALPGRLERVDAGQPYLALVDFAHNTGGHRRLLPFLRSLTAGRLVVVMGATGQRDPGKRAALGRCVAERADVVVVTDESPHGDDPAMLRRAVADGARAVRGAQVVECADRAEAIAVAVAETGPGDVVVVVGRGADQTLVTGGDVRWFDDRVALRAAVLDREDAGDVPACG from the coding sequence GTGCCGCATCCCCGGGCCGTGCCCGAGGTGCTCGCCTTCCTCCGCGACCTCGAGCCGTCGGTGCGGCTGGTCGCCGGGGCGGCGGGCCGTGCCGGTGCCATGGCGGGTGTCGTCGGCGGGGTGACGCTCGACAGCGGAGCGGTCCGCCCCGGCGACCTGTTCGCCGGGCTACCGGGCGGGCACTGCCACGGCGCTGCCTACGCCGGTGCGGCCGCGCGGGCGGGGGCGGGGGCGGGGGTCATGCTCAGCGACCGCGCCTCGCCCGAGCTGCCCTGCATCGTTGTCCCCGACCCGCGACGGGTGCTGGGCCCGCTTGCGGCCTGGCTGCACGGGCACCCGTCACGGGCCCTGGCCGTGCACGGGGTGACCGGCACGAACGGCAAGACCAGCACGACCCACCTGATCGCGGCCGGTCTCGCCGCGGCCGGACGGCGCACCGGGCTGGCCAGCACGCTCGAGGTCCGGGCCCCGGACCTGGGACGCCCCGCCGAGCGCACCACGGCCGAGGCCCCGGACCTGCAGGCCTTCCTCGCGGGGTGCCGGGCCGCGGGGGCCACCGACGTCGCGCTGGAGGTCTCCAGCCACGGGATCGCCCTGGACCGCGTCACCGGCGTCCGGTTCCGCACCGCGGTGTTCACCAACCTCAGCCCCGACCACCTCGACCTGCACGGCGACCTCGACGGCTACTACGCGGCCAAGGCCGCGCTGTTCACCCCGGAGCGCTGCGAGCTCGCGGTCGTCGGCGTCGACGACGCGTTCGGGCGGCGTCTCGCGCGGACCACCCGGTGTCCCGTGGTCACGGTGTCCGGGGAGGGCGGGGCGGCCGACTGGCGGGCCCGCGACGTCCGCGCGACCGTCACCGGCACCGCGTTCCGGCTGACCGGGCCCGGCGTCGACCGCGAGGTCTCGCTCGCCCTGCTCGGCCCGCACCAGGCGTCCAACGCCCTGGCCGCGGTCGCCGCGCTCGTCTCGACCGGCCTCGACGTCGACGACGTCCTGGCCGGGATCGGGACGTTCCCCGCCCTGCCGGGGCGCCTGGAGCGGGTCGATGCCGGGCAGCCGTACCTGGCGCTCGTCGACTTCGCGCACAACACCGGCGGGCACCGGCGCCTGCTGCCGTTCCTCCGCTCGCTCACCGCGGGCCGCCTGGTCGTGGTGATGGGGGCGACCGGGCAGCGCGATCCTGGAAAGCGGGCGGCGCTGGGCCGGTGTGTGGCCGAGCGCGCCGACGTCGTCGTGGTCACCGACGAGAGCCCCCACGGCGACGACCCGGCGATGCTGCGACGCGCGGTGGCCGACGGCGCCCGCGCGGTCCGCGGCGCGCAGGTGGTCGAGTGCGCCGACCGGGCCGAGGCGATCGCCGTCGCGGTGGCCGAGACCGGGCCCGGTGACGTCGTGGTCGTGGTCGGACGCGGCGCCGACCAGACGCTGGTCACCGGCGGCGACGTCCGGTGGTTCGACGACCGCGTCGCCCTGCGCGCCGCGGTGCTGGACCGGGAGGACGCCGGCGATGTGCCCGCGTGCGGCTGA
- a CDS encoding SDR family oxidoreductase: MPRTPTITVPDLTGRRAVVTGASDGVGLGIATRLAAAGAEVVLPVRNPRKGEDALAHIRRHTPGADVSLRELDLSSLRSVAALGETLLGEDRPIHILVNNAGVMTPPDRQSTADGFELQFGTNHLGHFALVAHLLPALRSGRARVTSQVSVAASSGAVHWDDPNWERSYDGMRAYRQSKIAFGLFGLELDRRSRAQGWGISSNLSHPGVAPTNLLAARSDLGRSRQTLGRRVIGALSRHGILVGTAETAGFPALLAATSPDAGGARLYGPSGPGHVGGPPAEQTLYSPLRSSDDARRIWRLSEELTAMSFSDV; this comes from the coding sequence GTGCCACGCACACCCACCATCACCGTCCCCGATCTCACCGGGCGGCGCGCCGTCGTCACCGGGGCGAGCGACGGGGTCGGTCTCGGTATCGCCACCCGGCTCGCCGCCGCCGGGGCCGAGGTGGTCCTGCCCGTCCGCAACCCGCGCAAGGGCGAGGATGCGCTCGCCCACATCCGCCGGCACACTCCCGGCGCCGACGTGTCGCTGCGCGAGCTCGACCTGTCCTCACTGCGGTCGGTCGCGGCACTCGGCGAGACGCTGCTCGGCGAGGACCGGCCGATCCACATCCTGGTCAACAACGCCGGTGTGATGACGCCGCCGGACCGGCAGAGCACCGCCGACGGTTTCGAGCTGCAGTTCGGGACGAACCACCTCGGGCACTTCGCCCTGGTGGCGCACCTGCTGCCGGCGCTGCGGTCCGGGCGGGCCCGGGTGACCTCGCAGGTCAGCGTCGCGGCGAGCAGCGGCGCGGTCCACTGGGACGACCCGAACTGGGAACGCTCCTACGACGGCATGCGCGCCTACCGCCAGTCGAAGATCGCGTTCGGGCTGTTCGGTCTCGAGCTCGACCGGCGCAGCCGGGCGCAGGGCTGGGGCATCTCGAGCAACCTGTCCCACCCCGGGGTCGCCCCGACGAACCTGCTCGCCGCGCGGAGCGATCTGGGCCGCTCCCGCCAGACCCTGGGCCGGCGGGTCATCGGCGCCCTGTCGCGCCACGGCATCCTGGTCGGGACGGCCGAGACCGCGGGTTTCCCCGCCCTCCTCGCCGCGACGTCCCCCGACGCCGGCGGCGCCCGGCTCTACGGCCCGAGCGGTCCCGGGCACGTCGGCGGTCCTCCCGCGGAGCAGACCCTCTACTCCCCGCTGCGGTCCTCCGACGACGCCCGGCGCATCTGGCGCCTGTCCGAGGAGCTGACCGCGATGTCCTTCTCCGACGTGTGA